Proteins co-encoded in one Nonomuraea helvata genomic window:
- a CDS encoding NAD(P)H-dependent flavin oxidoreductase: protein MRTRVTDMFGIEFPIFAFSHCRDVVAAVSRAGGMGVLGALYFTPEELETELKWIDDHVDGRPYGVDVVMPASYEGADFAPEELVGRLQSMIPEGHRSFVENLLAKHGVPPLSSDADPGKVLLGWTDATARPQVEVALRHPIALLANALGPPPADVVDLAHAHGVKVAALASTPRHALKQVEVGVDVVVAQGTEAGGHTGEISTMVLIPQVVDAVDVPVLAAGGIGNGRQMAAGMALGAEGVWTGSLWLTVEEADTPEMAKRRILEATSRDTVRSRSWTGKPARLLKNEWTEAWESEESPGTLPMPLQFMLVSDALRRIGRSDVAELATFPAGQIIGITNQVRSTKDVVFGLVEEYGEALERLERLTGD, encoded by the coding sequence ATGCGGACACGTGTCACGGACATGTTCGGAATCGAGTTCCCGATCTTCGCCTTCAGCCACTGCAGGGACGTCGTCGCCGCCGTCAGCCGTGCGGGCGGCATGGGAGTGCTCGGAGCGCTCTACTTCACCCCTGAAGAGCTCGAGACGGAGCTCAAGTGGATCGACGACCACGTGGACGGCAGGCCGTACGGCGTGGACGTCGTCATGCCGGCCTCCTACGAGGGCGCCGACTTCGCGCCCGAGGAGCTGGTGGGCCGCCTGCAGTCGATGATCCCCGAGGGCCACCGGTCGTTCGTCGAGAACCTCCTGGCCAAGCACGGCGTCCCGCCGCTGTCCTCGGACGCCGACCCCGGCAAGGTGCTGCTCGGCTGGACGGACGCCACCGCCCGGCCGCAGGTGGAGGTCGCGCTCCGCCACCCCATCGCCCTCCTGGCCAACGCCCTCGGCCCGCCGCCCGCCGACGTGGTGGACCTCGCCCACGCGCACGGGGTCAAGGTCGCCGCCCTGGCCTCCACACCCAGGCACGCGCTCAAGCAGGTCGAGGTCGGGGTGGACGTGGTGGTCGCCCAGGGCACCGAGGCCGGCGGTCACACGGGCGAGATCTCGACCATGGTGCTGATCCCGCAGGTGGTGGATGCCGTGGACGTGCCCGTCCTGGCCGCCGGCGGCATCGGCAACGGCCGCCAGATGGCGGCGGGGATGGCGCTGGGCGCCGAGGGCGTCTGGACCGGCTCGCTCTGGCTGACCGTGGAGGAGGCCGACACCCCGGAGATGGCCAAGCGCCGCATCCTGGAGGCCACGTCCAGGGACACCGTGCGGTCGCGGAGCTGGACGGGCAAGCCGGCGCGGCTGCTCAAGAACGAGTGGACGGAGGCGTGGGAGTCGGAGGAGTCGCCCGGCACGCTGCCGATGCCCCTGCAGTTCATGCTGGTCTCGGACGCCCTGCGCCGCATCGGCCGCTCCGACGTCGCCGAGCTGGCCACCTTCCCCGCCGGGCAGATCATCGGGATCACCAACCAGGTGCGGTCGACGAAGGACGTGGTGTTCGGCCTGGTGGAGGAGTACGGCGAGGCCCTGGAACGGCTGGAGCGCCTCACCGGGGACTGA
- a CDS encoding cysteine dioxygenase family protein, with the protein MDSAATAVRPGLDVLVSGISEIVARRLERRETAFAVADLLRARLPGLDILTPREREGSPDGFVSRPLYSQDDFSIVSVVWRPGQETPIHDHVSWCAFGIISGIEYETLYRDMGHHLVEIGRTANGPGEVSGFAPPGDIHKVRNTSGEVGLSIHVYGADVAKLGSSVRRVYDLPVR; encoded by the coding sequence GTGGATAGCGCTGCCACTGCCGTCAGGCCCGGCCTGGACGTGCTCGTGTCCGGCATCTCGGAGATCGTGGCCCGCCGGCTCGAGCGCCGCGAGACCGCGTTCGCCGTCGCCGACCTGCTCCGAGCCCGGCTCCCGGGGCTCGACATCCTCACGCCGCGCGAACGCGAGGGCTCGCCCGACGGGTTCGTCTCCCGCCCCCTCTACAGCCAGGACGACTTCTCCATCGTGAGCGTCGTGTGGCGCCCCGGCCAGGAGACGCCGATCCACGACCACGTGTCCTGGTGCGCGTTCGGCATCATCAGCGGCATCGAGTACGAGACGCTCTACCGCGACATGGGCCACCATCTGGTGGAGATCGGACGGACCGCCAACGGGCCGGGCGAGGTCAGCGGGTTCGCGCCGCCCGGCGACATCCACAAGGTCCGTAACACGAGCGGTGAGGTGGGGCTGTCGATCCACGTGTACGGGGCGGATGTGGCCAAGCTGGGCAGCAGCGTCCGCCGTGTCTATGACCTGCCAGTGAGGTAG
- a CDS encoding LysE family translocator encodes MPDIATLALFCVATLGLLVVPGPAVLYIVTRSVSQGRGAGLISVLGVHAGSLVHIAAAALGISALLAASATAFTIVKYVGVAYLLWLGVRKLMRRGENEGPVELPAQSKRRLFWEGFVVNVLNPKTAIFFLAFLPQFTDPHAGPVGPQILLLGVLWLVLGMASDGTYALLSSAVAGRVRRSARARRGLDVGSGLVYLGLAAWLTAEKA; translated from the coding sequence ATGCCTGACATCGCGACACTTGCCCTCTTCTGCGTGGCCACCCTCGGACTGCTCGTGGTGCCCGGACCGGCGGTCCTCTACATCGTCACCCGGAGCGTCTCCCAGGGCCGTGGCGCCGGCCTGATCTCCGTGCTCGGGGTGCACGCGGGCTCGCTGGTCCACATCGCGGCCGCGGCGCTCGGTATCAGCGCGCTGCTGGCGGCCTCGGCGACGGCGTTCACGATCGTGAAGTACGTGGGCGTGGCGTACCTGCTCTGGCTCGGCGTACGCAAGCTGATGCGACGGGGCGAGAACGAGGGACCGGTGGAGCTGCCGGCGCAGTCAAAGAGGCGGCTGTTCTGGGAAGGGTTCGTGGTGAACGTGCTCAACCCCAAGACCGCGATCTTCTTCCTCGCCTTCCTCCCCCAGTTCACCGACCCGCACGCGGGGCCGGTCGGGCCGCAGATCCTGCTGCTCGGGGTGCTGTGGCTGGTGCTCGGGATGGCCTCCGACGGCACGTACGCGCTGCTCTCGTCGGCGGTGGCCGGGCGGGTGCGCAGGTCGGCCCGTGCACGCCGGGGTCTCGACGTGGGGAGCGGGCTCGTCTACCTCGGGCTGGCGGCCTGGCTCACAGCCGAGAAGGCATGA
- a CDS encoding acyl-CoA synthetase, protein MGTLGFWRLAQADPEWIAAVDPDGTEHRAGDLLARANRLVHGLRGLGLQPGDGICGLVPNGVDGLVLYLAAMQAGWYYTPVNWHLTGPEIAYIVSDSEAKAFFVHPRYLKEGARGAETIEPHRRFILGEKIDGFRQVSELTDGQPDTAPEGRTAGATMHYTSGTTGKPKGVKRGLNGLDPDDSAELMTFLLGLFGITPGRPNAHLITSPNYHTAVTQFGGTALHMGHTLVYMDKWDAEEMLRVCERYRVTNSHLVPTHFKRLLALPEQTRAKYDLSSLKWMIHAAAPCPVPVKWAMFEWWGDCVYEYYAATEGGGTLATPEGWKTHPGTVGKAWPISELLIVDEQGEPVPTGTAGTIYMKMMGASFEYKGDPDKTAANRLKDYFTVGDIGYLDQDGYLYLCDRKADMIISGGANIYPAEIENELMVHPKVADVAVFGIPDEEWGEQIKAVVEPAPGIEPGPELARELLASLEGRLARMKWPKSVDFIAEMPREPNGKLLKRKLRAPYWEGHDRAI, encoded by the coding sequence ATGGGCACGCTCGGTTTCTGGAGGCTCGCGCAGGCGGATCCCGAGTGGATCGCGGCCGTTGACCCCGATGGCACGGAGCATCGCGCGGGCGACCTGCTGGCTCGCGCGAACCGCCTCGTGCACGGCCTGCGCGGCCTCGGGCTCCAGCCAGGGGACGGCATCTGCGGCCTGGTCCCGAACGGCGTCGACGGGCTCGTGCTCTACCTGGCCGCCATGCAGGCCGGCTGGTACTACACCCCGGTCAACTGGCATCTCACCGGCCCCGAGATCGCGTACATCGTGTCGGACAGCGAGGCCAAGGCCTTCTTCGTGCACCCGCGCTATCTCAAGGAGGGCGCAAGGGGGGCGGAGACCATCGAGCCGCACCGCCGTTTCATCCTCGGGGAGAAGATCGACGGCTTCCGGCAGGTGAGCGAGCTCACCGACGGTCAGCCGGACACCGCACCGGAGGGCCGCACCGCCGGCGCCACCATGCACTACACCTCGGGCACGACCGGCAAGCCGAAAGGCGTCAAACGCGGGCTGAACGGCCTGGATCCGGACGACTCCGCAGAGCTGATGACGTTCCTGCTCGGGCTGTTCGGCATCACCCCGGGCCGCCCCAACGCCCACCTGATCACGTCCCCGAACTACCACACCGCGGTGACCCAGTTCGGCGGCACCGCGCTGCACATGGGACACACCCTCGTCTACATGGACAAGTGGGACGCCGAAGAGATGCTCCGGGTCTGCGAGCGCTACCGCGTCACGAACTCCCACCTGGTCCCCACCCACTTCAAGCGGCTGCTCGCGCTGCCGGAGCAGACCCGCGCCAAGTACGACCTGTCCTCGCTCAAGTGGATGATCCACGCCGCCGCCCCCTGCCCCGTCCCGGTCAAATGGGCGATGTTCGAGTGGTGGGGCGACTGCGTGTACGAGTACTACGCGGCCACCGAGGGCGGCGGCACCCTGGCCACGCCCGAGGGCTGGAAGACCCATCCGGGCACGGTCGGCAAGGCGTGGCCCATCAGTGAGCTGCTCATCGTGGACGAGCAGGGCGAGCCTGTACCGACCGGCACCGCCGGGACGATTTACATGAAGATGATGGGCGCCTCGTTCGAGTACAAGGGCGACCCCGACAAGACCGCCGCGAACCGGCTCAAGGACTACTTCACCGTCGGGGACATCGGCTACCTGGACCAGGACGGCTACCTCTACCTCTGCGACCGCAAGGCCGACATGATCATCTCTGGAGGGGCGAACATCTACCCGGCCGAGATCGAGAACGAGCTCATGGTCCACCCGAAGGTGGCGGACGTGGCCGTGTTCGGCATCCCGGACGAGGAGTGGGGCGAGCAGATCAAGGCCGTGGTCGAGCCGGCACCGGGCATCGAGCCCGGCCCCGAGCTGGCCCGCGAGCTGCTCGCGTCGCTGGAGGGCCGCCTGGCCAGGATGAAGTGGCCCAAGAGCGTCGACTTCATCGCCGAGATGCCCCGAGAGCCCAACGGCAAGCTGCTCAAACGCAAGCTCCGCGCCCCGTACTGGGAGGGACACGACCGTGCCATCTGA
- a CDS encoding thiolase domain-containing protein: protein MNRCAVIGVGQTHYTTKRRDVSIAGLVREAALRALEDAGLTFKDIDAVVIGKAPDLFEGVMMPEAYLADALGAAGKPMMRVHTAGSVGGSTALVGASLIQGGVHDRVLVVAFEKQSESNATWALSTHLPFNASLVVGAGGYFAPHIREYMRRSGAPGHIGTLVAVKDRLNALKNPYAHLKIPGIDQKMVESTPMLWEPIRYLETCPSSDGACAMVLSSESKVTGTPAWVHGTAMRSEPIFRAARDTVSPQAGKDCAADVYRQAGIADPRRQIDVAETYVPFSWYEPMWLENLGFAADGEGWKLTESGATALDGDIPWNASGGVLSSNPIGASGLIRFAEAALQVRGLAGEHQVDGARMALGHAYGGGAQFFAMWIVGRERP, encoded by the coding sequence ATGAACAGGTGTGCGGTCATCGGCGTCGGGCAGACGCACTACACGACCAAGCGCAGGGACGTGTCGATCGCCGGGCTGGTCCGCGAGGCGGCGCTGCGGGCGCTGGAGGACGCCGGGCTGACGTTCAAGGACATCGACGCCGTGGTCATCGGCAAGGCGCCCGACCTGTTCGAGGGCGTGATGATGCCGGAGGCGTACCTGGCGGACGCCCTCGGTGCGGCGGGCAAGCCCATGATGCGCGTGCACACGGCGGGCAGCGTGGGCGGCTCGACGGCGCTGGTCGGAGCCTCGCTGATCCAGGGCGGCGTGCACGACCGGGTGCTGGTGGTGGCGTTCGAGAAGCAGTCGGAGTCCAACGCCACCTGGGCGCTCTCCACGCACCTGCCCTTCAACGCGTCGCTGGTGGTGGGCGCGGGCGGCTACTTCGCGCCGCACATCCGCGAGTACATGCGCAGGTCGGGCGCGCCCGGACACATCGGGACGCTCGTGGCGGTCAAGGACCGGCTGAACGCGCTCAAGAACCCGTACGCGCACCTCAAGATCCCCGGCATCGACCAGAAGATGGTCGAGTCCACGCCCATGCTGTGGGAGCCGATCCGCTACCTGGAGACCTGCCCGTCCAGCGACGGCGCCTGCGCCATGGTCCTGTCGTCCGAGTCGAAGGTCACCGGCACCCCGGCCTGGGTGCACGGGACGGCCATGCGCTCCGAGCCGATCTTCCGCGCCGCGCGCGACACGGTCAGCCCGCAGGCGGGCAAGGACTGCGCGGCCGACGTCTACCGCCAGGCCGGCATCGCGGACCCGCGGCGGCAGATCGACGTGGCCGAGACGTACGTGCCGTTCTCCTGGTACGAGCCGATGTGGCTGGAGAACCTGGGGTTCGCGGCGGACGGGGAGGGATGGAAGCTCACCGAGTCGGGCGCGACGGCGCTCGACGGTGACATCCCGTGGAACGCCTCGGGCGGGGTGCTGTCGAGCAACCCGATCGGGGCATCGGGGCTGATCAGGTTCGCCGAGGCCGCGCTGCAGGTGCGCGGGCTGGCGGGCGAGCACCAGGTGGACGGCGCCCGCATGGCGCTCGGCCACGCGTACGGCGGGGGAGCCCAGTTCTTCGCGATGTGGATCGTCGGACGGGAGAGACCCTGA
- a CDS encoding LysR family transcriptional regulator, with the protein MLDVVRLRVLVAVARKGSLTAAAKELHYSQPSVSHHLARLEAETGARLVQRVGRGIRLTEAGRLLAERAAEIIGRLDAAAEELAEHVGLRSGRARLAAFPSALGTFIPTAARLLSAAHPALRLELTEMEPPEALRLLRSGRVDVALIFRYDDTAPEENGIRMIHLLDDPSYLVCSGPAGELADHAESSWIAGCDRCRSHLLDICEKAGFAPRISFTSDDIVAVQALVAAGLGLTLLPGLALRAHRHPDVQVAEVPGSTRHVYAAVYGEPPHPPATEALLVALRKSL; encoded by the coding sequence ATGCTCGATGTCGTGCGCCTTCGCGTCCTCGTCGCGGTCGCCCGCAAGGGCTCGCTGACCGCCGCCGCCAAGGAGCTCCACTACTCGCAGCCCTCGGTCAGCCATCACCTGGCCCGACTGGAGGCGGAGACCGGGGCCCGGCTCGTCCAGCGCGTCGGGCGCGGCATCAGGCTCACGGAGGCGGGCCGGCTGCTCGCCGAACGGGCCGCGGAGATCATCGGTCGGCTCGACGCCGCCGCCGAGGAGCTCGCCGAGCACGTGGGGCTCCGGTCGGGGCGGGCCCGGCTGGCCGCCTTCCCATCAGCGCTGGGCACGTTCATCCCGACAGCGGCCAGGCTGCTGTCCGCCGCGCATCCGGCGCTACGCCTGGAGCTCACCGAGATGGAGCCGCCGGAGGCGCTCAGACTGCTGCGGTCCGGCCGGGTGGACGTGGCCCTGATCTTCCGGTACGACGACACCGCACCCGAGGAGAACGGCATCCGCATGATCCACCTTCTCGACGACCCCAGTTACCTGGTGTGCAGCGGCCCTGCCGGCGAACTGGCCGACCACGCCGAATCGTCCTGGATCGCGGGATGCGACCGGTGCAGGAGCCATTTGCTGGACATCTGCGAGAAGGCGGGGTTCGCGCCGCGGATCTCGTTCACCAGTGACGACATCGTGGCCGTACAGGCTCTGGTGGCGGCCGGTCTGGGCCTGACCCTGCTGCCGGGGCTCGCGCTGCGGGCCCACCGCCACCCCGACGTGCAGGTGGCGGAGGTGCCCGGCTCGACCAGGCACGTGTACGCCGCGGTCTACGGCGAGCCGCCCCACCCGCCGGCCACGGAGGCGCTGCTGGTGGCTCTGCGGAAAAGCCTTTGA
- a CDS encoding acyl-CoA synthetase, whose amino-acid sequence MEFNHADLFEGLADTIGDRTAIVCGADRRTYAELEAEANRLAHYLMDLGIQPGQHVGLHLYNGVEYVAGLLAALKIRAVPINVNYRYVENELLYLYRDADLRAVVYDVEFDARVAAVADRAPLLEHLISVGGPSAIGAAVPYETALEHGRPERGFPARSGNDVYIIYTGGTTGMPKGAMWRVEDLFMAFGGGNPYGEPRATPREVIDEAVKAGPMVMMAAPPLMHGAAQMATFIAWWMGATMVYVRKFDAEDVWRAVERERVFTMNITGDAMARPLAEALEKGRYDVSSLFVISSTGAILSGAVRDRLQKALPNIGILDNFGSTESGFTASGVAGSSPEKGLRYQPNSVVKLAVLDERHRPVEPGSGQLGTVARTGRVAFGYYNDPDKTARTFVTDADGIRWLLTGDLATVDTDGTVNVFGRGSQCINTGGEKVFPEEVEAVLKGHPAVYDAVVTGVPDERWGSRVAAVVEPRQGVEVTAEELDAHCRTLLSGYKVPRSYAFVEEMVRSPAGKADYRWARETVQASGA is encoded by the coding sequence ATGGAGTTCAACCACGCTGACCTGTTCGAAGGGCTCGCGGACACGATCGGGGACAGGACGGCCATCGTCTGCGGCGCGGACCGGCGCACCTACGCCGAGCTGGAGGCCGAGGCCAACCGGCTCGCCCACTACCTCATGGACCTGGGCATCCAGCCGGGCCAGCACGTCGGGCTGCACCTCTACAACGGCGTCGAGTACGTGGCAGGGCTCCTGGCCGCGCTGAAGATCAGGGCCGTGCCGATCAACGTCAACTACCGCTACGTCGAGAACGAGCTGCTCTACCTCTACCGGGACGCCGACCTCCGGGCGGTGGTCTACGACGTGGAGTTCGACGCGCGGGTGGCCGCCGTGGCGGACCGAGCGCCGCTGCTGGAGCACCTGATCTCGGTGGGCGGGCCGTCGGCGATCGGCGCGGCGGTTCCGTACGAGACCGCCTTGGAGCACGGCCGGCCGGAACGCGGTTTCCCGGCACGCTCGGGCAATGACGTCTACATCATCTACACCGGCGGCACCACTGGCATGCCTAAGGGGGCGATGTGGCGCGTCGAGGACCTGTTCATGGCCTTCGGCGGCGGCAACCCGTACGGCGAGCCGCGCGCCACCCCGCGCGAGGTGATCGACGAGGCCGTCAAGGCCGGCCCGATGGTCATGATGGCCGCGCCGCCGCTGATGCACGGGGCCGCGCAGATGGCCACGTTCATCGCCTGGTGGATGGGCGCGACCATGGTGTACGTGCGCAAGTTCGACGCCGAGGACGTGTGGCGGGCGGTCGAACGCGAGCGCGTGTTCACCATGAACATCACCGGCGACGCCATGGCCAGGCCCCTGGCCGAGGCGCTGGAGAAGGGCCGTTACGACGTCTCCTCGCTGTTCGTGATCAGCTCGACCGGGGCGATCCTGTCGGGCGCGGTACGCGACCGGCTCCAGAAGGCACTCCCGAACATTGGGATCCTGGACAACTTCGGCTCCACCGAGTCCGGCTTCACCGCGTCGGGCGTGGCCGGGTCCTCGCCGGAGAAGGGCCTGCGTTACCAGCCCAACTCCGTGGTCAAGCTGGCCGTCCTCGACGAGCGGCACCGGCCGGTCGAGCCCGGCTCCGGGCAGCTCGGGACCGTTGCCAGGACCGGGCGGGTGGCGTTCGGCTACTACAACGACCCCGACAAGACGGCCCGCACGTTCGTCACCGACGCGGACGGCATCCGCTGGCTGCTGACCGGCGACCTGGCGACCGTGGACACCGACGGGACCGTGAACGTGTTCGGCCGGGGCTCGCAGTGCATCAACACCGGCGGGGAGAAGGTGTTCCCCGAGGAGGTCGAGGCGGTGCTCAAGGGGCATCCGGCCGTGTACGACGCGGTGGTGACCGGGGTGCCCGACGAGCGGTGGGGGAGCAGGGTGGCCGCCGTCGTGGAGCCGCGGCAGGGTGTCGAGGTGACGGCCGAGGAGCTGGACGCGCACTGCAGGACGCTGCTGTCGGGGTACAAGGTGCCTCGTTCGTACGCGTTCGTGGAGGAAATGGTGCGCTCGCCGGCGGGCAAGGCGGACTACCGGTGGGCCCGCGAGACGGTGCAGGCGAGCGGCGCCTAG
- a CDS encoding PhdYeFM domain-containing protein has translation MAKVISQREFRDEPDAAMDQVEAGETFRIARDGVEIAELRPLPCKRHLSAEELVARHRRLPHVEYAEMRREAGEFFGADDHVDDDPWERRRD, from the coding sequence ATGGCGAAGGTCATCTCTCAGCGCGAGTTTCGCGACGAGCCTGACGCCGCCATGGATCAGGTCGAGGCGGGCGAGACTTTCCGCATCGCTCGCGATGGAGTCGAGATCGCGGAGCTGCGCCCGCTCCCATGCAAGCGGCATCTGAGCGCCGAAGAGCTCGTCGCAAGGCATCGCCGGCTCCCGCACGTGGAGTATGCCGAAATGCGGCGAGAGGCCGGCGAATTCTTCGGCGCCGATGACCATGTCGACGACGACCCCTGGGAGCGGCGTCGCGACTGA
- a CDS encoding Zn-ribbon domain-containing OB-fold protein, with protein sequence MPSDPLVAQHVLEFPGGYTRTTGPVIGRFLSELRGRRIVGVRTKEGKVLVPPLEYDPATGEPVTGEYVEVGPAGTVTTWAWVAEPLENHPLDRPFAWALIKLDGADTALVHAVDAGNPKALAAGTRVWPAWSDHPTGHITDISHFVPEVTKIVSNVRSEYRLQAGGALRVFLEGIERGVFLGGRCESCAKVYVPYRMSCPECGSAIGETLELPDTGTITTFAINNLPDPRAPQVPFVSAYILVDNADVPMIALIGDVPAHEVRQGMRVKAVWVPESERTASMSNIRWFAPTGEPDVELS encoded by the coding sequence GTGCCATCTGATCCGCTCGTCGCCCAGCACGTCCTGGAATTTCCCGGCGGCTACACGCGTACGACAGGCCCCGTGATCGGCCGGTTCCTGAGCGAACTACGCGGCCGGCGCATCGTGGGAGTGCGGACGAAAGAGGGCAAGGTGCTCGTGCCGCCCCTGGAGTACGACCCCGCGACGGGCGAGCCGGTGACCGGCGAGTACGTCGAGGTCGGCCCGGCCGGCACGGTCACCACCTGGGCGTGGGTGGCGGAGCCGCTCGAGAACCACCCGCTCGACCGCCCCTTCGCCTGGGCCCTGATCAAGCTGGACGGGGCGGACACCGCGCTGGTGCACGCCGTGGACGCGGGCAACCCCAAGGCGCTCGCCGCGGGCACGCGCGTCTGGCCCGCCTGGAGCGACCACCCCACCGGCCACATCACTGACATTTCGCATTTCGTCCCTGAGGTCACGAAGATCGTGTCCAACGTGCGCTCCGAGTACCGCCTCCAGGCGGGCGGCGCGCTCCGCGTCTTCCTGGAGGGCATCGAGCGCGGCGTCTTCCTCGGCGGCCGGTGCGAGAGCTGCGCCAAGGTGTACGTGCCGTACCGCATGTCCTGCCCCGAGTGCGGAAGCGCCATCGGGGAGACGCTAGAACTGCCCGACACCGGCACGATCACCACGTTCGCGATCAACAACCTGCCCGACCCGCGGGCTCCGCAAGTGCCGTTCGTGTCGGCGTACATCCTGGTCGACAACGCCGATGTCCCCATGATCGCGCTCATCGGCGACGTACCCGCTCACGAGGTGCGCCAGGGCATGCGGGTCAAGGCGGTCTGGGTGCCGGAGAGCGAGCGTACGGCGTCAATGTCGAACATCCGCTGGTTCGCCCCCACCGGCGAGCCCGACGTGGAGCTGTCATGA
- a CDS encoding pyridoxamine 5'-phosphate oxidase family protein — MEPTAELDARYSVENATPTPWAEARGQLERAETYWLSTVRADGRPHVTPLIAVWQDDALYFATGAEEQKAKNLESNRECALTTGGSSMSGGLDLVVEGSAERVRDPDKLKRLGDAWAAKYGPEWHFDVEGDEFASFAHGHALVFEVAPSKVLGFRKGDYSQTRWRFR, encoded by the coding sequence ATGGAACCCACCGCCGAACTGGACGCACGCTACAGCGTCGAGAACGCGACTCCCACGCCCTGGGCCGAGGCCCGCGGCCAGCTCGAACGCGCGGAGACGTACTGGCTGAGCACTGTACGCGCCGACGGCCGCCCGCACGTCACGCCGCTGATAGCCGTCTGGCAGGACGACGCGCTCTACTTCGCCACGGGAGCCGAGGAGCAGAAGGCCAAGAACCTCGAGTCCAACCGGGAGTGCGCGCTCACGACGGGCGGCAGCTCGATGAGCGGCGGGCTGGACCTGGTGGTCGAGGGGAGCGCCGAACGCGTCAGGGACCCGGACAAGCTCAAGCGTCTGGGCGACGCCTGGGCGGCCAAGTACGGCCCTGAGTGGCACTTCGACGTCGAAGGTGATGAGTTCGCCAGCTTCGCGCACGGGCACGCTCTGGTGTTCGAGGTGGCGCCGTCGAAAGTGCTGGGCTTCCGCAAGGGCGACTACAGCCAGACGCGCTGGCGCTTCCGTTAA
- a CDS encoding thiolase domain-containing protein, giving the protein MRDVAIVAFAQTQHTDHDTGATEPELILPVINEVKERTGLKRFGFTCSGSCDYLAGAPFSFVSALDALAAWPPISESHVEMDGAWALYEAWVRLQHGDIDSALVYGFGKSSLGDLRTIMTIQLDPYYLAPLGLDLLSYAALQAGAVGADRKELDEIVRRSRADGRSNPYALDLPDPDDSEDSDGFAVQPLKKTDVPPITDGAAAIVLAAGDLARELCSNPAYIRGIAHRIEPHYLGMRDLALSASAADAARAAGVGKGPVEVAELHAQFPHEEIVLRRALELPGDTVINPSGGPLAANPVMATGLIRIGEAARRILDGDASRTVGHAAGGPCLQHNLVTVLEA; this is encoded by the coding sequence ATGAGAGATGTCGCGATCGTCGCGTTCGCCCAGACTCAGCACACCGACCACGACACCGGTGCGACCGAGCCGGAGCTGATCCTGCCCGTGATCAACGAGGTCAAGGAGCGCACCGGGCTCAAGAGGTTCGGCTTCACCTGTTCGGGCAGCTGTGACTACCTCGCCGGCGCGCCGTTCTCGTTCGTGTCGGCTCTCGACGCCCTCGCAGCCTGGCCGCCGATCTCCGAGAGCCACGTGGAGATGGACGGCGCCTGGGCCCTGTACGAGGCGTGGGTGCGCCTCCAGCACGGCGACATCGACTCGGCCCTGGTCTACGGGTTCGGCAAGTCGTCGCTCGGCGACCTGCGCACGATCATGACGATCCAGCTCGACCCGTACTACCTGGCGCCGCTCGGCCTCGACCTGCTCTCCTACGCGGCGCTCCAGGCCGGTGCGGTCGGCGCGGACAGGAAGGAGCTCGACGAGATCGTCCGCAGGAGCCGGGCGGACGGGAGGAGCAACCCGTACGCGCTCGATCTGCCCGACCCGGACGACTCGGAAGACTCGGACGGCTTCGCGGTGCAGCCGCTGAAGAAGACCGACGTGCCGCCCATCACGGACGGTGCGGCGGCGATTGTGCTCGCCGCCGGCGACCTGGCCAGGGAGCTGTGCTCGAATCCCGCCTATATCAGGGGCATCGCGCATCGCATAGAGCCCCACTACCTGGGTATGCGGGATCTTGCCCTGTCGGCCTCCGCGGCCGATGCCGCACGAGCCGCGGGGGTCGGCAAGGGTCCCGTCGAAGTGGCCGAGCTGCACGCGCAGTTCCCCCACGAGGAGATCGTCCTGCGCCGCGCCCTGGAGCTGCCCGGCGACACGGTGATCAACCCGTCCGGCGGCCCGCTGGCCGCCAACCCCGTCATGGCCACGGGCCTCATCCGCATCGGCGAGGCCGCGCGGCGCATCCTCGACGGCGACGCGAGCCGCACCGTCGGGCACGCCGCCGGCGGCCCCTGCCTGCAGCACAACCTCGTCACCGTCCTGGAGGCCTGA